One Chlorobaculum limnaeum genomic window carries:
- a CDS encoding DUF3856 domain-containing protein, translating into MKPLKEVAGAYLALSDAQRQLLESNYDEAAASCRKAMEISRTMPPEEAFDHAGFDAFCHAGLAEALAGLGSFDEALRSADKALHHFNRRGELNQDEGKLWISAVYSRALALDGLGRGAEALPEFKKSVEMLDERKGEAPGKERMKEVAASRIAALGNSGKKDKKPEGYKAWWEFWS; encoded by the coding sequence ATGAAACCACTCAAAGAGGTTGCCGGGGCTTATCTGGCGCTTTCCGATGCGCAGCGTCAGTTGCTCGAATCAAACTATGACGAGGCGGCGGCCAGCTGCCGCAAGGCGATGGAGATTTCCCGCACCATGCCGCCCGAGGAGGCGTTCGATCATGCCGGGTTCGACGCTTTCTGCCACGCCGGGCTTGCCGAGGCGCTGGCGGGGCTTGGCTCGTTCGACGAGGCGCTTCGCTCTGCTGACAAGGCGCTGCACCACTTCAACCGGCGCGGCGAGCTGAACCAGGACGAGGGCAAGCTCTGGATTTCAGCGGTGTACAGCCGGGCGCTTGCGCTCGACGGCCTCGGACGTGGCGCGGAGGCGCTGCCGGAGTTCAAGAAGTCGGTCGAAATGCTCGACGAGCGCAAGGGCGAAGCCCCCGGCAAGGAGCGGATGAAGGAGGTCGCCGCCAGCCGCATCGCCGCGCTCGGCAACTCCGGCAAAAAGGACAAGAAGCCGGAGGGGTACAAAGCCTGGTGGGAGTTCTGGTCGTGA
- a CDS encoding Fic family protein — MKEVMTFKAGKFIFCDQYDRPRIEKLLVEASTLNSAISDLPILPKWSSQIDPELLYSSIASTAAIEGNSLDANEVRELDEGKIPEAGHTAKDRLEITNLIGAYRAIETLRTKPVPLIFSETHIKELHKHITFDLTYNGNIPGIYRNGEVRVGDKAHGGEYRPPKIIEDIEMLMREFIDWMNSDELINEHVFVRAALAHYHFSLIHPFWDGNGRVARLLEALLLQSAGIRYVPKMLSNYYYRHVDDYYRAFSETIRAKKDVTPFLEFNLRGVIESLQQMKNRIADFIRVLAMRDYLHFLVSNKAISKRQNDLLTLLLDDTSGKPFTLHDLQSALPYSMLYRKVSEMTARRDLKNLLERKLLTVDSDNRYSLNLRGFDS; from the coding sequence ATGAAAGAGGTCATGACCTTCAAGGCTGGCAAGTTCATATTCTGCGACCAGTACGACAGGCCCCGCATCGAGAAACTGCTTGTCGAGGCGTCAACCCTGAACTCCGCGATCAGCGATCTGCCGATTCTACCGAAGTGGTCGTCCCAGATCGATCCGGAGCTTCTGTACAGTTCTATCGCCAGCACCGCCGCCATCGAAGGCAACTCACTTGATGCGAATGAAGTCAGAGAACTCGACGAGGGGAAAATACCCGAGGCGGGGCACACGGCAAAGGACAGGCTGGAGATTACCAACCTCATCGGTGCTTATCGAGCCATTGAAACACTGAGAACAAAACCTGTTCCATTGATTTTTAGTGAAACGCACATCAAAGAACTGCATAAGCATATAACTTTTGACCTAACGTATAACGGCAATATACCTGGAATCTATCGCAATGGCGAGGTCAGAGTCGGAGACAAGGCGCACGGCGGCGAATACAGGCCTCCGAAAATTATCGAGGATATCGAGATGCTCATGCGGGAGTTTATTGACTGGATGAACAGTGACGAACTCATCAACGAACATGTGTTTGTCCGGGCGGCGCTGGCTCACTATCACTTCTCGCTGATTCACCCCTTCTGGGACGGTAACGGACGCGTTGCCCGGCTTCTTGAGGCATTGCTCCTCCAGTCGGCGGGCATACGCTACGTCCCCAAAATGCTCTCGAATTACTATTACCGGCATGTAGACGACTATTACCGCGCCTTCTCCGAAACAATCAGAGCAAAAAAAGATGTCACTCCGTTCCTTGAGTTCAACCTGCGCGGCGTGATCGAATCGTTACAGCAGATGAAAAACCGCATCGCAGATTTCATCAGAGTGCTGGCCATGCGGGATTACCTCCATTTTCTTGTCAGCAACAAGGCGATATCGAAGCGGCAAAACGACTTGCTGACGCTTCTGCTCGATGATACATCAGGCAAACCATTCACGCTTCACGATCTTCAGAGTGCCTTGCCCTATTCGATGCTTTATCGGAAAGTCTCGGAGATGACCGCGCGGCGCGACCTGAAAAATCTGCTCGAACGGAAGCTGCTTACCGTCGATTCCGACAATCGTTACTCGCTGAACCTGCGCGGCTTCGACTCGTGA
- a CDS encoding exodeoxyribonuclease III: protein MKIATWNINGIRARQESLRAWLESRQPDIVVLEEVKAREEEIPETITGIAGYRKFWNGSTFKKGYSGVGVLVREGSLGEFTCEPPPFDVENRTLVLHAPQFTLIGAYVPRGDGAEHYAVKLRYLADMKAFIAKLITEGREVAFAGDINVALRDIDVHRSQNKPGATGLRPEERAAIEAHLELGLHDIVRELNPDKKDLFTWWPNWKFARERNLGWRIDCIYLTSALAGIVSVVSVDLDEKSSDHAPVTVEFSF, encoded by the coding sequence ATGAAGATCGCCACATGGAACATCAACGGCATCCGCGCCCGGCAGGAGTCGCTCCGCGCGTGGCTCGAAAGCCGCCAGCCCGATATCGTCGTGCTCGAAGAGGTCAAGGCCCGCGAGGAAGAGATCCCCGAAACCATCACCGGTATCGCCGGTTACCGGAAATTCTGGAACGGCTCGACCTTCAAAAAAGGGTACAGCGGCGTCGGCGTGCTTGTCCGTGAGGGGAGCCTCGGCGAGTTTACCTGCGAGCCGCCGCCGTTCGACGTGGAGAATCGCACGCTCGTGCTGCACGCGCCGCAGTTCACCCTCATCGGCGCCTACGTGCCGCGCGGCGACGGCGCGGAGCACTACGCCGTGAAGCTGCGCTATCTGGCTGATATGAAAGCGTTTATTGCCAAGCTGATTACTGAGGGCCGGGAGGTGGCGTTTGCCGGGGACATCAACGTGGCGCTTCGCGACATCGACGTGCACCGCTCGCAGAACAAGCCCGGCGCGACCGGTTTGCGCCCCGAAGAGCGAGCGGCGATCGAAGCGCATCTGGAGCTTGGGTTGCACGACATCGTCCGCGAGCTGAATCCCGACAAAAAAGACCTCTTCACCTGGTGGCCCAACTGGAAATTCGCCCGCGAACGCAATCTCGGCTGGCGCATCGACTGCATCTATCTCACATCCGCGCTTGCCGGAATAGTGTCGGTCGTGTCGGTCGATCTGGACGAAAAAAGCTCCGATCACGCTCCGGTAACGGTCGAGTTCTCGTTCTGA
- a CDS encoding acyl-CoA thioesterase, whose translation MNQQPYAFTMEMEVRDYECDMQGIVNNSVYQNYLEHARHVYLKTVGIDFKEFTERGINLVVVRAELDYKSPLQSGDHFTVGMNMVRESPLKFAFYQDILRLPDMKPVVKAKITGTALNGRGRPQIPAELEALMQPGA comes from the coding sequence ATGAATCAGCAACCATATGCCTTCACGATGGAGATGGAGGTGCGCGACTACGAGTGCGACATGCAAGGTATCGTCAACAACAGCGTCTACCAGAACTACCTCGAACACGCGCGGCATGTGTATCTCAAAACGGTCGGCATCGATTTCAAGGAGTTCACTGAACGGGGCATCAACCTCGTGGTCGTCCGCGCCGAACTCGACTACAAATCCCCGCTGCAAAGCGGCGACCACTTCACGGTCGGTATGAACATGGTGCGCGAGTCGCCGCTCAAGTTCGCGTTTTATCAGGATATCCTGCGCTTGCCCGACATGAAGCCCGTCGTGAAAGCCAAAATCACCGGCACGGCGCTCAACGGTCGTGGCCGTCCGCAGATTCCGGCGGAACTCGAAGCGCTGATGCAGCCGGGGGCGTGA
- a CDS encoding glycosyltransferase family 9 protein has protein sequence MTNPGAIRTILVVRLSAIGDIVLTTPVLTELHRALPQARIDFCTKAPFAPLVASNPAVASVVTPESITPGTAYDLVVDLQNNHRSRALVQKLDARMVRRYHKRNWKKVLLVHFKINVSESYQSVVERYGEALGGLAPKVTAPCSLYPSPEDHAFATEALCVDGPVLAVCFGATHFTKRYPFERFARIIELVTAATPARVLLLGGKEDEPEAAKLMEMLPGTARSRVQSLAGKASLMQSAALLSGVDAVLTNDTGLMHIASAFGRKLFVIFGSSVREFGFMPWGAEYELFETEGLRCRPCSHIGRGSCPKGHFRCMMEIAPERIASRIIETLKPSSK, from the coding sequence GTGACGAATCCCGGTGCTATCCGCACCATCCTTGTTGTGCGCCTCAGCGCCATCGGCGACATCGTGCTGACGACGCCCGTGCTCACGGAGCTGCATCGTGCGCTCCCGCAGGCGCGGATCGACTTCTGCACCAAAGCGCCATTCGCGCCGCTCGTCGCGTCGAATCCCGCCGTGGCGTCGGTGGTGACACCAGAGTCGATCACGCCCGGAACGGCGTACGATCTGGTGGTCGATCTCCAGAACAACCACCGGTCTCGCGCCCTCGTCCAAAAGCTCGATGCGAGAATGGTCAGGCGCTACCACAAGCGCAACTGGAAGAAGGTGCTGCTCGTCCATTTCAAGATCAACGTTTCGGAAAGCTACCAGTCGGTGGTCGAGCGTTATGGCGAGGCGCTCGGCGGCCTCGCGCCGAAAGTCACCGCGCCGTGCTCGCTCTACCCGTCGCCGGAGGATCACGCCTTCGCTACCGAAGCGCTCTGCGTGGACGGCCCCGTGCTCGCGGTCTGCTTCGGCGCGACCCATTTCACCAAGCGCTATCCGTTCGAGCGCTTCGCCCGGATCATCGAGCTGGTCACGGCGGCGACGCCAGCCCGCGTGCTGCTGCTCGGCGGCAAGGAGGACGAGCCGGAGGCGGCAAAGCTGATGGAGATGCTTCCCGGAACGGCGCGAAGCCGCGTGCAATCGCTCGCCGGAAAGGCTTCGCTCATGCAATCCGCCGCCCTGCTTTCCGGTGTCGATGCGGTGCTCACCAACGACACCGGCCTCATGCACATCGCCTCGGCGTTCGGCAGGAAGCTCTTTGTGATTTTCGGCTCGTCGGTCAGGGAGTTCGGTTTCATGCCGTGGGGCGCTGAGTACGAACTGTTCGAAACCGAAGGACTCCGTTGCCGCCCCTGCTCCCACATCGGGCGCGGCTCCTGCCCGAAAGGGCACTTCCGCTGCATGATGGAGATCGCGCCGGAGCGCATCGCCTCGCGCATCATCGAAACGCTCAAACCGTCGTCGAAATGA